A part of Parvivirga hydrogeniphila genomic DNA contains:
- a CDS encoding HD-GYP domain-containing protein: MAAYAVIVVALGALAVVTGSRAAGVVALVAFCAFAWMASRRLRASASGDSRAPEEAPALAIKTVAPAPAIRVPSTVEPTPLVSALLDAASDRGLDAVAAHLWLLDPPSATLRPIASAGTMRPAERPVPLEDPTLGAAARELRASLGELARIRTHERDAVVWRFAVPLERADSAGGVLALDVASDGAPSSAALQEVVTPFLPNCAAALTVHIARTEAQEADAVLAVAREMSRLLDPDDVITTALDKAMALVGAATGSVMLFDERDGVLRIVRAVGLPTSALDATLLPGEGIAGWVYATRQPLLVEDLPERPARALRHGVRSAVSVPLADGDDVVGVLNVGTKSFLARLTESHLKTVEIIGRQAAIALRNAQVAERTRQLFFESLAALVRALETKDPNAQGGSELVLEYALSIAREIGMSDNESDALHVAALLHDLGMLATGADLRSIDRTLTTLERGLLKAHPRIAAEMLADLPALSEAVPIIYHHHERYDGSGYLDGMKGEEIPLGARVLAAADAFVAMTSDRPYRPAMSVAQALAEMRDKAGTQFDPQVVEALERVVRGNEERAPRREAR; this comes from the coding sequence TTGGCAGCGTACGCCGTCATAGTCGTCGCGCTCGGCGCGCTTGCCGTCGTGACCGGTTCGCGGGCAGCAGGCGTTGTCGCGCTGGTCGCGTTCTGCGCCTTCGCGTGGATGGCGTCACGCCGGCTTCGCGCTTCTGCGTCGGGCGATTCGCGCGCGCCTGAAGAAGCGCCTGCGCTGGCCATCAAGACCGTCGCACCGGCGCCAGCGATCCGCGTGCCGTCCACCGTCGAGCCGACGCCGCTTGTAAGCGCGCTTCTTGACGCCGCCTCCGATCGCGGGCTCGATGCTGTCGCTGCGCACCTGTGGCTCCTCGACCCGCCGAGCGCCACGCTCCGACCCATCGCCTCCGCTGGAACCATGCGGCCTGCCGAGCGGCCCGTGCCTCTCGAAGACCCGACCCTGGGAGCCGCCGCGCGCGAGTTGCGCGCATCGCTCGGCGAGCTCGCGCGGATCCGGACCCACGAGCGCGACGCCGTGGTGTGGCGCTTCGCGGTCCCCCTGGAACGCGCAGACTCGGCCGGCGGCGTCCTCGCTCTCGACGTCGCGAGCGACGGTGCGCCGTCGTCAGCGGCTCTCCAGGAGGTCGTCACTCCGTTCCTGCCGAACTGCGCAGCAGCGCTGACGGTTCACATCGCGCGAACTGAAGCGCAGGAAGCGGACGCCGTGCTCGCCGTCGCTCGCGAGATGAGCCGGCTGCTGGATCCGGACGACGTCATCACCACCGCGCTCGACAAGGCGATGGCCCTCGTCGGCGCGGCCACTGGCAGCGTGATGCTCTTCGACGAGCGCGACGGCGTCTTGCGGATCGTGCGTGCGGTCGGCCTGCCGACGTCGGCCCTGGACGCCACGCTCCTGCCGGGAGAGGGGATAGCGGGCTGGGTGTACGCGACCCGGCAGCCTCTGCTCGTCGAGGACCTGCCCGAACGGCCCGCGCGAGCGCTCAGGCACGGCGTGCGCTCCGCCGTGAGCGTTCCTCTTGCGGACGGCGACGACGTCGTGGGCGTGCTCAACGTCGGCACGAAGTCATTCCTCGCTCGCCTCACGGAGTCCCATCTCAAGACCGTGGAGATCATCGGGCGCCAGGCGGCCATCGCGCTCAGGAACGCGCAGGTCGCGGAGCGCACCCGCCAGCTGTTCTTCGAGTCGCTCGCTGCCCTCGTGCGTGCACTGGAGACGAAGGACCCGAACGCACAAGGCGGCTCCGAACTCGTTCTCGAATACGCGCTTTCCATCGCACGTGAGATCGGCATGAGCGACAACGAGTCAGACGCGCTCCACGTCGCGGCGCTCCTGCACGACCTGGGCATGCTCGCCACCGGCGCCGATCTGCGCTCGATCGACCGGACGCTCACCACCCTGGAGCGCGGTCTTCTGAAGGCCCACCCTCGTATCGCTGCGGAGATGCTTGCCGATCTGCCTGCGCTGAGCGAGGCAGTGCCGATCATCTACCACCACCACGAGCGGTACGACGGGAGCGGGTACCTCGACGGGATGAAGGGCGAGGAGATCCCGCTCGGCGCACGCGTGCTTGCGGCCGCGGACGCGTTCGTCGCCATGACGTCTGACAGGCCGTACCGCCCTGCGATGAGCGTCGCGCAAGCGCTCGCGGAGATGCGCGACAAGGCAGGGACGCAGTTCGACCCGCAAGTGGTGGAAGCGCTCGAGCGCGTCGTCAGGGGAAACGAAGAGCGCGCCCCCCGTCGGGAAGCGCGCTAG
- the rpmB gene encoding 50S ribosomal protein L28, with protein MSQVCIVCGKKPTAGRNVSHSHRVTKRVVYPNIQKVTIVVDGVAKKANVCTKCLKAGKVQRG; from the coding sequence ATGTCCCAGGTTTGCATCGTGTGCGGCAAGAAGCCGACCGCTGGCCGGAACGTCAGCCACTCGCACCGCGTCACCAAGCGCGTGGTGTATCCGAACATCCAGAAGGTCACCATCGTGGTCGACGGCGTTGCCAAGAAGGCGAACGTCTGCACGAAGTGCTTGAAGGCCGGCAAGGTCCAAAGGGGCTGA
- a CDS encoding Asp23/Gls24 family envelope stress response protein: MAAPHVRGEVTIANDVLADIAGYVALECYGVVGMASPTLRDGVAQLLSRDKLRKGVVITNVDDHSVKVDLYIVAEHGTNLAEVSKNLVDRVRYALTHDADVDVADVHVHVQGIKVRK; this comes from the coding sequence GTGGCTGCCCCTCACGTGCGCGGAGAAGTCACCATCGCGAACGACGTGCTCGCCGACATCGCGGGGTACGTTGCGCTCGAGTGCTACGGCGTCGTGGGCATGGCGAGCCCCACGCTGCGCGACGGCGTCGCACAGTTGCTGTCCCGCGACAAGCTGCGCAAGGGCGTCGTCATCACGAACGTGGACGACCACAGCGTGAAGGTCGACCTGTACATCGTCGCTGAGCACGGCACCAACCTTGCAGAAGTCTCCAAGAACCTCGTCGATCGCGTACGGTACGCCCTCACGCACGACGCTGACGTCGACGTGGCAGACGTGCACGTGCACGTGCAGGGCATCAAAGTCAGGAAGTGA
- a CDS encoding DAK2 domain-containing protein — protein MTQTAETPLAGDLVRSAAAALEERKEEINRLNVFPVPDGDTGTNMSLTMQAVIAELDALPPFPSLADVCKAVTHGSLMGARGNSGVILSQMLRGLCEVIAQASTIDANLVVSALKRSVEVSFQAVRKPVEGTMLTVLKDMHDAAAAALAAAADIDEVLDAAVRAAFESVRRGPDLLPVLKEHGVVDAGGFGLAILAEGFVAALEGHEFSERDIALATGELTVTPVDDWDDQEYLYCTEFLLHGADADKAFLEEWVSNVGGSELVVGDRDTYKIHVHTDRPGDVLSWATSLGEVSEVHINNMRRQTAERSQKLGAGAASEPSSPSKPVGFVAVASGDGVAEILRSLGVDRVVNGGQTMNPSTAELVNAAAEVGADAVIVLPNNKNIVMAAQQAIALSDKRIAVVPTTSVPECFAALLAFDPHATLDENVEAMSEAANAVVTGEVTTAVKDAKSPVGDIKQGQVIGIADHEIVVVGEDVKTVALELIKKLSDGRETLTVLAGEDFSDEELADLVDEVSRELPHLEVDAHRGGQPLYPLIIGLE, from the coding sequence ATGACGCAGACTGCTGAAACCCCCCTCGCCGGCGATCTCGTCCGATCTGCGGCAGCCGCCCTCGAAGAGCGCAAAGAGGAGATCAACCGCCTGAATGTGTTCCCGGTGCCGGACGGCGACACCGGCACGAACATGAGCCTCACGATGCAGGCGGTGATCGCCGAGCTCGACGCGCTCCCGCCGTTCCCGTCGCTCGCCGACGTGTGCAAGGCCGTCACGCACGGTTCGCTCATGGGTGCGCGCGGGAACTCGGGCGTCATCTTGAGCCAGATGCTCCGCGGGCTGTGCGAAGTCATCGCCCAGGCCTCCACGATCGACGCGAACCTCGTCGTTTCGGCGCTCAAACGGTCTGTGGAGGTCTCGTTCCAGGCGGTGCGCAAGCCCGTCGAGGGCACGATGCTCACCGTGCTCAAGGACATGCACGACGCTGCCGCCGCTGCGCTCGCCGCCGCAGCAGACATCGACGAGGTGCTGGATGCCGCCGTGCGCGCCGCCTTCGAGTCGGTGCGCAGAGGCCCGGACCTTCTGCCTGTCCTCAAGGAGCACGGCGTCGTTGACGCAGGCGGCTTCGGGCTGGCGATCCTCGCTGAGGGCTTCGTTGCAGCCCTCGAAGGTCACGAGTTCAGCGAGCGGGACATCGCGCTCGCGACTGGCGAGCTCACCGTCACGCCGGTCGACGACTGGGACGACCAGGAGTACCTCTACTGCACGGAGTTCTTGCTCCACGGCGCCGACGCGGACAAAGCATTCCTCGAAGAGTGGGTCTCGAACGTCGGAGGCTCCGAGCTCGTCGTCGGCGACCGCGACACCTACAAGATCCACGTCCACACCGACCGTCCTGGCGACGTGTTGAGCTGGGCGACATCGCTCGGCGAAGTCTCCGAGGTGCACATCAACAACATGCGGCGGCAGACAGCTGAGCGCTCGCAGAAACTCGGCGCAGGAGCCGCGTCGGAACCGTCGTCTCCTTCCAAACCCGTCGGTTTCGTGGCCGTCGCTTCCGGTGACGGCGTCGCAGAGATCCTCCGGTCTCTCGGCGTGGACAGGGTCGTGAACGGCGGCCAGACGATGAACCCCTCCACCGCCGAACTCGTGAACGCTGCCGCAGAGGTGGGTGCCGACGCCGTGATCGTCCTCCCGAACAACAAGAACATCGTCATGGCTGCACAGCAGGCCATCGCGCTGTCAGACAAGCGGATCGCGGTGGTGCCGACGACCTCGGTTCCTGAGTGCTTCGCGGCCCTCCTCGCGTTCGACCCGCACGCCACCCTCGACGAGAACGTAGAGGCCATGTCCGAGGCCGCGAACGCCGTCGTCACTGGCGAGGTCACCACGGCCGTGAAGGACGCCAAGAGCCCGGTCGGCGACATCAAGCAAGGCCAGGTGATCGGCATCGCGGATCACGAGATCGTGGTCGTCGGCGAAGACGTCAAGACGGTGGCGCTCGAGCTCATCAAGAAGCTCTCCGATGGACGGGAGACGCTCACGGTGCTCGCCGGCGAGGACTTCTCAGACGAGGAGCTTGCCGACCTCGTCGACGAGGTGTCCCGAGAGCTCCCGCACCTGGAGGTGGACGCGCATCGAGGAGGACAGCCGCTCTACCCGCTGATCATCGGTCTGGAGTGA
- a CDS encoding DegV family protein: MKVGIVSDSTCDLGPRWLAEHDVTMVPLKVLFGDRTYLDWIDLDPDTFFEMLAAAPELPKTSQPSPAEFAAVYEALAERGADEIVSIHLSSALSGTIESATLAAATSRVPVRVIDTKIVTAGTALAVMAAVSERDKGGDADAVEAAARHVVETQRLLFALGTLEYLVKGGRAGKAQALAANLLNIKPVLTFNKDGIIEPFKKVRGTKAAIAEIAAEVAKDSASRPVRLALFHSTSEDLARELGSALDAAGARYELVLTGRVGAVIGTYAGPGAVGAVYYPEP; the protein is encoded by the coding sequence ATGAAGGTCGGCATCGTTAGCGACAGCACGTGCGACCTGGGCCCACGGTGGCTCGCCGAGCACGACGTCACGATGGTCCCCCTGAAGGTGCTTTTCGGGGACCGCACGTACCTGGACTGGATCGACCTCGACCCGGACACGTTCTTCGAGATGCTCGCGGCGGCGCCCGAGCTTCCCAAGACCTCGCAGCCGTCGCCTGCGGAGTTCGCCGCAGTCTACGAAGCGCTCGCAGAAAGGGGAGCGGACGAGATCGTCTCCATCCACCTTTCGTCCGCGCTTTCCGGCACGATCGAGTCCGCGACGCTTGCTGCGGCGACCTCGCGCGTCCCTGTCCGCGTCATCGACACGAAGATCGTCACCGCTGGGACGGCTCTTGCCGTCATGGCCGCCGTCTCGGAACGAGACAAGGGCGGCGATGCCGATGCCGTGGAGGCGGCCGCCCGTCACGTCGTCGAGACGCAGCGGCTGCTCTTCGCGCTCGGCACCCTCGAGTACCTGGTCAAGGGCGGTCGTGCTGGCAAGGCCCAGGCGCTGGCAGCGAACCTTCTCAACATCAAGCCGGTCTTGACCTTCAACAAAGACGGCATCATCGAGCCGTTCAAGAAGGTCCGCGGCACGAAGGCCGCAATCGCGGAGATCGCCGCTGAAGTCGCCAAGGACTCAGCGTCGAGGCCGGTGCGCCTGGCGTTGTTCCACTCCACCTCCGAGGACCTGGCCCGCGAGCTCGGATCCGCCCTGGACGCCGCCGGCGCGCGCTACGAGCTCGTGTTGACCGGGCGCGTCGGCGCGGTGATCGGCACGTACGCCGGACCCGGCGCCGTCGGAGCCGTGTACTATCCGGAGCCGTGA
- the recG gene encoding ATP-dependent DNA helicase RecG has translation MPEALVSRITASDPRCAETWDSPVTVVRNVDARRAEALGRLGIHTIGDLLTHYPFRYLDLSAVRPVREAPLGSEATIVGTVADVRVKQPRPRLSVTEIAVADDTGVVVGVWFNQPYIAQRYEVGDRVAMAGTMELDYGLKQMKNPFLERLGAAGTPVVLGRILPVYRTTEGLSTNWLRRIVESAVLEFAHVPDPLPSGLRARRDLPPLKWAVRAIHLPRSSEDIEVARRRLAYQEHFDLQLVVATRRHARLASTTAVAHTVDGARVEALRRALPFPLTDDQERAVSEILADMAAARPMNRLLLGDVGSGKTVVAAFALAAAADTHAQAAMMAPTEVLAEQYTRALGPLLEKAGVPWALLTGSTPRAERSRILAQAASGELAVVFGTHALIQRDVRFSRLTLVVVDEQHRFGVEQRLGLRGKGGAVTPDLLVMTATPIPRSLALTLYGDLDASYLTTRPGSRGPGHVVTRIVPRTGRADAYERVRSAVRAGRQAYVICALVEESDSAEARAATREAHRLQTSVFPDLRVGLLTGRMRPAEKRAVMEDFRAGKIDVLVSTTVVEVGVDVPNATVMIVENGERYGLAQLHQLRGRIGRGEHPGEFLVFADPRTEEGRRRMQAIAETSDGFALAEADLRLRGEGDIAGVRQSGLPPFKIASFAGQEDLLALAREDARASVDADPTLASPEHALLRARLRALQTGRTVVDSG, from the coding sequence ATGCCAGAAGCGCTCGTCTCGCGCATCACGGCGAGCGATCCGCGCTGTGCCGAGACGTGGGACTCGCCTGTCACCGTAGTGCGCAACGTGGACGCGCGTCGCGCTGAGGCGCTCGGCCGTCTCGGCATCCACACGATCGGCGACCTCCTCACGCACTATCCGTTCCGGTATCTCGACCTGAGCGCGGTCCGCCCTGTCCGCGAGGCCCCCCTCGGAAGCGAGGCGACCATCGTGGGCACCGTGGCGGACGTGCGGGTGAAGCAGCCCCGCCCGCGCCTGTCCGTCACCGAGATCGCCGTCGCAGACGACACCGGTGTCGTCGTCGGCGTGTGGTTCAACCAGCCCTACATCGCCCAACGCTACGAGGTCGGGGACCGCGTCGCCATGGCCGGGACGATGGAGCTCGACTACGGGCTCAAGCAGATGAAGAACCCGTTCTTGGAGCGCCTCGGCGCCGCGGGCACGCCGGTCGTGCTCGGACGCATCCTTCCCGTGTACCGCACCACCGAGGGCCTGTCGACGAACTGGCTCAGGCGCATCGTGGAATCCGCCGTCTTGGAGTTCGCGCACGTGCCCGATCCGCTGCCCTCCGGACTCCGTGCGCGTCGGGACCTTCCTCCGTTGAAGTGGGCCGTCCGTGCCATCCATCTGCCGCGTTCGTCGGAAGACATCGAGGTGGCCCGACGACGCCTCGCCTACCAGGAGCACTTCGACCTGCAGCTCGTGGTGGCCACGCGACGCCACGCACGGCTCGCGTCGACGACAGCGGTCGCCCACACCGTCGACGGCGCACGCGTCGAAGCGCTTCGGCGTGCGCTCCCGTTCCCGCTGACGGACGACCAGGAGCGCGCTGTGTCCGAGATCCTGGCCGACATGGCTGCGGCGCGGCCGATGAACCGGCTGCTGCTCGGCGACGTCGGAAGCGGGAAGACCGTCGTTGCCGCCTTCGCGCTCGCCGCAGCCGCGGACACGCACGCCCAAGCGGCCATGATGGCGCCGACAGAGGTTCTGGCAGAGCAGTACACGCGCGCGCTCGGGCCGCTTCTCGAAAAGGCAGGCGTCCCGTGGGCCCTGCTCACCGGCTCGACGCCTCGAGCAGAACGGTCGCGGATCCTTGCGCAGGCCGCCTCGGGCGAGCTTGCCGTTGTGTTCGGCACCCATGCGCTCATCCAGCGCGACGTACGTTTCTCTCGCCTCACGCTCGTCGTCGTGGACGAGCAGCACCGCTTCGGCGTCGAGCAGCGGCTCGGTCTGCGCGGCAAAGGCGGCGCCGTGACGCCCGATCTCCTCGTCATGACGGCCACCCCCATACCCCGGAGTCTGGCGCTCACGCTCTACGGCGATCTCGACGCGTCCTACCTCACGACCCGCCCCGGCTCGCGCGGGCCGGGCCACGTCGTCACCCGCATCGTCCCGCGGACCGGACGCGCCGACGCGTACGAGCGCGTACGCAGCGCCGTCCGCGCGGGCAGGCAGGCGTACGTGATCTGCGCGCTCGTGGAGGAGTCGGACTCCGCCGAGGCCCGCGCCGCGACACGCGAAGCGCACCGCTTGCAGACGAGCGTATTCCCCGACCTCCGCGTCGGCCTGCTGACGGGCCGGATGCGGCCAGCAGAGAAGCGGGCAGTCATGGAGGACTTCCGCGCAGGGAAGATCGACGTGCTCGTCTCCACCACGGTGGTCGAAGTGGGCGTCGACGTCCCCAATGCGACGGTCATGATCGTCGAGAACGGCGAGCGCTACGGCCTCGCGCAGCTCCATCAGCTGCGCGGCCGCATCGGGCGTGGCGAGCACCCTGGGGAGTTCCTCGTCTTCGCCGACCCGCGGACCGAAGAAGGGCGTCGCCGCATGCAGGCCATCGCCGAGACCTCGGACGGCTTCGCGCTCGCGGAGGCCGATCTCCGCTTGCGCGGCGAGGGCGACATCGCCGGGGTGCGGCAAAGCGGCCTGCCTCCGTTCAAGATCGCCTCGTTCGCCGGCCAAGAGGACCTGCTCGCTCTCGCACGCGAGGACGCCCGCGCATCAGTCGACGCTGACCCAACTCTGGCGAGCCCCGAGCACGCTTTGCTGAGGGCCCGCCTCCGCGCGCTCCAGACAGGACGAACGGTGGTAGACAGCGGATGA
- the rsmD gene encoding 16S rRNA (guanine(966)-N(2))-methyltransferase RsmD, which translates to MRVVGGQLRGRRIAAPRGRDTRPTSDRVREALFSILEARYGGVDGAVVLDLFAGTGALGIEALSRGAAHATFVDSDERAVALIRQNLASLGLSDRTTVLRADALRSLPARLAARPFSLLLADPPYRIEPREVVQAVLALGARGRLVTGAVVAYELSTANEVEWPRGFDETVEKAYGSTRLSIARWKGSVDE; encoded by the coding sequence ATGAGGGTCGTCGGCGGTCAGCTGCGCGGCCGTCGGATCGCCGCGCCCAGGGGCAGAGACACGCGGCCCACGTCCGATCGCGTGCGCGAGGCGCTCTTCTCGATCCTGGAGGCGCGCTACGGCGGCGTGGACGGCGCCGTCGTGCTCGACCTCTTCGCAGGCACGGGCGCGCTCGGCATCGAGGCGCTCTCGCGTGGAGCCGCACACGCGACCTTCGTCGATTCCGACGAGCGGGCCGTGGCGCTCATCCGCCAGAACCTCGCGTCCCTCGGATTGTCGGACAGAACGACGGTGCTGAGGGCCGACGCGCTTCGTTCGTTGCCGGCCCGCCTGGCCGCGCGTCCGTTCTCATTGCTCTTGGCAGACCCTCCCTATAGAATCGAACCGCGCGAGGTGGTCCAGGCCGTGCTCGCGCTCGGCGCACGCGGGCGCCTCGTGACCGGGGCGGTCGTGGCCTACGAGCTCAGCACTGCCAACGAGGTCGAATGGCCGCGCGGGTTCGACGAGACCGTCGAGAAGGCGTACGGTTCGACACGGCTTTCGATCGCCAGGTGGAAGGGGAGCGTCGACGAATGA
- the coaD gene encoding pantetheine-phosphate adenylyltransferase: protein MKRALCPGTFDPVTNGHLDIIERAAGLFDELVVAVALSADKGSGPLFGLDERCAFIRNATRHLPNVSVEPFDTLLVDLAQRLDAHVIIKGLRAVTDFEREFQMAQLNYRLDPDIETMFIMSIPEYAYLSSSAVKEIAKHGGDVRGLVPDEVCAALAERLKRPR, encoded by the coding sequence ATGAAGCGCGCGTTGTGCCCGGGGACCTTCGATCCAGTCACGAACGGCCACCTCGACATCATCGAGCGAGCCGCTGGCCTGTTCGACGAATTGGTCGTCGCCGTGGCGCTGAGCGCGGACAAGGGCTCCGGCCCGCTCTTCGGCCTGGACGAGCGCTGCGCATTCATCCGCAACGCGACCAGACATCTGCCCAACGTCTCCGTCGAACCTTTTGATACACTTCTGGTTGACCTCGCGCAGAGGCTCGATGCGCACGTCATCATCAAGGGGCTGCGCGCGGTCACGGACTTTGAACGCGAGTTCCAGATGGCACAGCTCAACTACCGGCTCGACCCGGACATCGAGACGATGTTCATCATGTCGATCCCGGAGTATGCATACCTGAGCTCGTCTGCGGTGAAGGAGATCGCGAAGCACGGAGGCGACGTGCGTGGCCTTGTGCCCGACGAGGTGTGCGCAGCGCTCGCCGAGCGGTTGAAGCGGCCCCGATAG
- a CDS encoding ATPase yields the protein MDILALIDRIEEILEEGRSLPFSTKRLVDPEKIYEIIDEIRANFPDELKQARWIVKERQEMLEEAEKEANRILEEARERAAAIASEQEIVKLAEQQAAEILDNARAKEREIRLGAEDYADEMLANLEVNLGKLLTAVQRGRDRLQGKVGQRG from the coding sequence ATGGACATCTTGGCGCTGATCGATCGGATCGAGGAGATCCTCGAGGAAGGTCGGAGCTTGCCTTTTTCCACGAAGCGGCTCGTGGATCCGGAAAAGATCTACGAGATCATCGACGAGATCCGAGCGAACTTCCCTGACGAGCTCAAGCAGGCGCGCTGGATCGTCAAGGAGCGTCAGGAGATGCTTGAGGAGGCCGAGAAGGAAGCCAACCGCATCCTCGAGGAAGCACGCGAGCGTGCTGCGGCCATCGCGAGCGAGCAGGAGATCGTGAAGCTGGCAGAGCAGCAGGCGGCCGAGATCCTCGACAATGCGCGGGCCAAGGAGCGTGAGATCCGGCTCGGCGCCGAGGACTACGCCGACGAGATGCTCGCCAACCTCGAAGTGAACCTCGGCAAGCTCTTGACGGCCGTGCAGCGCGGCCGCGACCGGTTGCAGGGAAAGGTCGGGCAGCGTGGCTGA
- a CDS encoding YceD family protein — protein sequence MADPVPTGILLDVTDILHATSESVRKELDVPFDAIDVGPSEFVPEGPVHVDVTLTFVGTAVLAEGSVDATVRTTCVRCLGDLDLPVHGTIEGFYVPHGTEDELPEEQEYEFIEGTTVDVLPAVRSALIVEFPFAPVHASGCSAPCPRCGQPPEACTCDDAPADSPFAALKDIFDTEDD from the coding sequence GTGGCTGATCCCGTTCCGACGGGGATCCTGCTCGATGTGACCGACATCTTGCACGCGACTTCGGAGAGCGTCCGCAAGGAGCTGGACGTCCCGTTCGACGCGATCGACGTCGGTCCGAGCGAGTTCGTGCCTGAGGGCCCTGTCCACGTCGACGTCACGCTCACGTTCGTGGGCACCGCGGTCCTTGCTGAGGGGAGCGTGGATGCCACCGTGCGCACGACGTGCGTCCGTTGCCTTGGCGATCTCGACCTTCCGGTCCACGGCACCATCGAGGGGTTCTACGTGCCGCACGGCACAGAGGACGAGCTTCCCGAGGAGCAAGAGTACGAGTTCATCGAGGGCACCACGGTCGATGTGCTGCCTGCCGTCCGCTCTGCGCTCATCGTCGAGTTCCCGTTCGCGCCGGTCCACGCCTCCGGCTGCAGCGCTCCCTGCCCACGCTGCGGACAGCCACCAGAGGCGTGCACGTGCGACGACGCGCCCGCCGATTCGCCCTTCGCCGCGTTGAAGGACATCTTCGACACCGAGGACGATTGA
- the rpmF gene encoding 50S ribosomal protein L32 translates to MPVPKRKKGRSATNHRRSSHTIEAPARSLCPQCHQPKLPHRVCPECGYYDGKEIVETE, encoded by the coding sequence ATGCCAGTCCCGAAGAGGAAGAAGGGCCGCTCGGCCACCAACCACCGGCGCTCCTCCCACACAATCGAAGCCCCCGCACGCTCGCTGTGCCCGCAGTGCCACCAGCCCAAGCTGCCGCACCGCGTGTGCCCTGAGTGCGGGTACTACGACGGCAAGGAGATCGTGGAGACCGAGTAG